The Amycolatopsis coloradensis sequence CGACGCCATGAACGCCGGGAGCGCCTTCTTCGCGGACGTCCCCAAGGCGTTCGACTTCTCGCGCGGGAAGACGGTCGCGGATCTCGGTGGCGGCAGCGGCAACCTGCTGTCCACCGTGCTGGAGGCCCATCCCCGTCTCCGCGGGCTGCTGGTGGACAAGGAGCACATGCTGCCGGTGGCCAGGAACCAGCTCGTCGCGCGCGGCTGCGCGGACCGCTGCGAAGTGGTGGCGGGAGACATCTTCCGCGCCGTTCCCAAGGGCGTCGATTTCTATCTGCTGTCCCGGATCCTGCAGGACTGGGACGACGGCGAGTGCATCACGCTGCTCACGCACTGCCGCCGCGCCATGGCGGACGAGTCCGCGCGGGTGCTGATCCTGGAGCGGGTCATCCCCGATTCCGGGACCGAGGTCCTGCCGCTGTTGTGGGATCTGCACCTGCTGATGATGGCGGGCGGGCGGGAGCGGACCCTGGCGAGCTACGAGTCCATTCTGGACGGTGCGGGTCTCCGGCTCGAGGCCGTCCATCCGCTGGCACTGGAGACCCGGTTGCTGGTCGCGGCGCCGGTGGCGCCGGGCCGGTCCCGGTGACGACGTCATGCGGATCTGCATCATCGGCCTCGGTCCCCGTGGACTCTCCGTGCTGGAACGGTTGTGCGCCAACGCGTCCGTCCTGGCGCCCGCCGACCGAGAACTCGTGGTGACCGTCCTCGACTCGCATGTGCACGACGGCGGGCAGGTGTGGCACCGGCGCCAGGATCCGAAACTGCTGATGAACACCGTGGCAGCCCAGATCACCATGTTCCTCGACGACA is a genomic window containing:
- a CDS encoding methyltransferase, with protein sequence MTVVDADVAAGNGTDETAARAVVDIVTGTWRSQALYAAVALGLPDHLAEGHVTSASLAARAQADPDGVLRLMRLLVAIGVFDGDDRTGYRLTPISRLLRTGTSTSMREMCRLYGEEFHQAWGSVVTAVRTGRSGFEHAFDRTLHEYLAEVPGAGQRFLDAMNAGSAFFADVPKAFDFSRGKTVADLGGGSGNLLSTVLEAHPRLRGLLVDKEHMLPVARNQLVARGCADRCEVVAGDIFRAVPKGVDFYLLSRILQDWDDGECITLLTHCRRAMADESARVLILERVIPDSGTEVLPLLWDLHLLMMAGGRERTLASYESILDGAGLRLEAVHPLALETRLLVAAPVAPGRSR